One Hevea brasiliensis isolate MT/VB/25A 57/8 chromosome 5, ASM3005281v1, whole genome shotgun sequence genomic region harbors:
- the LOC110665906 gene encoding protein CANDIDATE G-PROTEIN COUPLED RECEPTOR 7, which yields MTKPALYLLLSILVLSLSILTTSEIKTLTITNDERPMILFEKFGFTHTGHVTIYVSSVSVTSSINAPYPIPSHLGFFLLSEESLLQVLLEMQQNPNFCVLESHYTLHLFTFRDLSPPPLSSFNQSYPVTAPNEYSLFFANCAPETSVSMNVRTEVYNLERDGSKDYLSAGLTQLPSLYFFYSIAYIAFLGFWIYVCFTNRGSVHRIHLLMGGLLLMKALNLICAAEDKHYVKVTGTPHGWDVLFYIFQFIRVVLLFTVIVLIGTGWSFLKPFLQEKEKKVLMIVIPLQVLANVASVVIGETGPFIKDWVTWNQVFLLVDIICCCAIIFPIVWSIRSLRETSKTDGKAARNLAKLQLFRQFYIVVIGYLYFTRIVVFALKTIAAYKYQWVSNAAEETASLLFYAVMFYMFRPVEKNEYFVLDEEEEEAAEMALKDEEFEL from the coding sequence ATGACGAAACCAGCACTATACCTCCTTCTCTCTATCCTCGTCCTCTCCCTCTCCATACTCACTACCTCCGAGATCAAAACCTTAACGATCACCAACGACGAACGGCCCATGATCCTCTTTGAGAAATTCGGCTTCACGCACACTGGCCACGTCACCATCTATGTCTCCTCCGTCTCCGTCACCTCCTCTATCAATGCCCCTTATCCCATCCCTTCTCATCTCGGCTTTTTCCTCCTTTCCGAGGAGTCTCTCCTCCAAGTCCTCCTCGAGATGCAGCAAAATCCCAACTTCTGCGTCCTCGAGTCTCACTACACGCTCCACCTCTTCACCTTCCGCGATCTCTCTCCTCCGCCTCTCTCATCCTTCAACCAATCTTATCCGGTCACTGCCCCCAATGAATACTCTCTTTTCTTCGCCAATTGCGCTCCGGAGACAAGCGTTTCCATGAACGTCCGAACGGAGGTTTACAATCTCGAGCGCGATGGCTCTAAGGATTACCTCTCTGCTGGCTTAACTCAGCTACCTTCGCTTTACTTCTTCTACTCCATTGCGTATATCGCTTTTCTGGGTTTCTGGATATATGTTTGCTTCACCAATAGAGGATCTGTACATCGGATCCATTTGTTGATGGGGGGATTGCTGCTAATGAAAGCGCTTAACTTGATCTGTGCTGCGGAGGATAAGCATTACGTGAAGGTCACCGGTACTCCTCATGGTTGGGATGTTTTGTTCTACATTTTCCAGTTTATTCGTGTGGTTTTGCTTTTCACGGTGATTGTGTTGATTGGTACTGGTTGGTCGTTTTTGAAGCCATTCCTACAAGAGAAGGAGAAGAAGGTATTGATGATTGTGATTCCCCTTCAGGTCTTGGCCAACGTGGCTTCTGTGGTGATTGGTGAGACAGGGCCCTTTATTAAGGATTGGGTTACCTGGAATCAGGTGTTCTTGTTGGTGGATATCATCTGTTGTTGCGCGATTATTTTCCCAATTGTCTGGTCTATTCGATCTCTGAGGGAGACCTCGAAGACTGACGGGAAGGCTGCTAGAAATCTGGCAAAATTGCAACTGTTCAGGCAATTTTACATTGTTGTAATTGGGTACTTGTATTTTACGAGGATTGTGGTGTTTGCACTTAAGACCATTGCAGCTTACAAGTACCAGTGGGTTAGTAATGCTGCGGAGGAGACTGCGAGTCTTCTGTTTTATGCAGTGATGTTTTATATGTTTAGGCCGGTGGAGAAGAATGAGTACTTTGTTCTTGACGAAGAGGAAGAGGAGGCTGCGGAGATGGCTCTTAAGGACGAAGAATTTGAGCTTTGA